One Sphingomonas sp. OV641 genomic window carries:
- a CDS encoding DUF3857 and transglutaminase domain-containing protein — translation MRFVGFSIVLASALAGNVAAQSRPSAADAAGKRVASGREVRYAPSWDWVIAPPAATEAPLPPGAPLRFVYSDSQVRVSNGVQDEYQAWKAKLLSPEGLAIGNIAVTWSPASEEMIVHRLAIIRDGKSIDVLAAQKFAVIQRENDLEQSMLYGDLTATLQAAGLQVGDELEFAATKRRRAIGPVDRADGFMQFPLMGMRGAYRLRVLSPKATPLTFRNAADVPTPIVRDLGGEVEHQYLLVDPSSVTVPEQAPVRYMVKRLVQFSDYADWATLSRSFAGSYVQAAVLAPDSPVRAEARRIASETSDPAGRVAAALRLVQDRIRYVYVGLDGGNYRPANADETWSRKFGDCKGKTALLIALLQEMGIAAEPVLVASKGGDGLDERLPSPSLFDHVVVRATVNGAPVWLDGTRLGDRSLDALDPPLSRWVLPLRAKGAALEAIVLPAPRLPNRVEVVDIDATAGFDKPGRFRIQQTLRGDEIYGIRAQLAGVAASDADKMLAAYWRQQYPAVEATRTTWRFDEDNRLLVLGLEGEGKVDWEGDAKEGHTHYLFGGGFPPPSELKRPKDQPQDAPYANDYPAFSCYATTVKVPPAGKGFRWSFSSNPMDRTLGGISYWRISSFDGQVARMVKSRRVDAPEISAAEAAALNAAISGFDNNKAYVWEVKDKGSSIVADATNRFGSFEDFAGAAPPCQSQVRTIAAATPAKAPADRTEKSDAN, via the coding sequence ATGCGGTTCGTTGGCTTTTCGATCGTTCTGGCGAGCGCGCTCGCCGGCAATGTGGCGGCGCAGTCGCGCCCTTCCGCAGCGGACGCGGCGGGCAAGCGCGTGGCCAGTGGACGGGAGGTGCGTTACGCGCCCAGTTGGGACTGGGTAATCGCCCCGCCGGCCGCAACCGAGGCACCGCTGCCTCCGGGCGCCCCGCTGCGCTTCGTCTATTCGGACAGCCAGGTGCGCGTCAGCAACGGCGTGCAGGACGAGTACCAGGCGTGGAAGGCGAAGCTTCTCTCGCCCGAGGGCCTGGCCATCGGCAACATCGCCGTCACCTGGTCCCCGGCCAGTGAGGAGATGATCGTTCACCGGCTGGCGATCATTCGTGACGGCAAGAGCATCGACGTGCTCGCGGCACAGAAGTTCGCCGTCATCCAGCGCGAAAATGATCTCGAACAGTCGATGCTTTATGGCGATCTGACCGCCACATTGCAGGCGGCGGGGCTTCAGGTCGGGGACGAGCTGGAGTTCGCGGCGACCAAGCGGCGTCGCGCGATCGGACCAGTCGACCGGGCCGATGGCTTCATGCAATTCCCGCTGATGGGCATGCGCGGCGCGTATCGCTTGCGCGTGCTGTCGCCCAAAGCCACGCCGTTGACGTTCCGCAACGCCGCCGACGTGCCGACCCCGATCGTGCGTGATCTGGGCGGTGAGGTCGAGCATCAATACCTGCTGGTCGATCCTTCATCCGTGACCGTGCCGGAGCAGGCGCCAGTACGGTATATGGTGAAGCGGCTGGTGCAGTTCAGCGACTATGCCGATTGGGCAACCCTCTCGCGGTCGTTCGCCGGCTCCTATGTGCAGGCAGCGGTGCTGGCGCCGGACTCGCCGGTGCGCGCCGAAGCTCGGCGGATCGCGTCGGAAACCAGTGATCCGGCGGGCCGCGTGGCAGCGGCGCTGCGGCTGGTGCAGGATCGCATCCGCTACGTCTATGTGGGGCTGGACGGCGGTAACTACCGGCCCGCCAATGCCGACGAGACGTGGAGCCGCAAGTTCGGCGACTGCAAGGGCAAGACCGCGCTGCTGATCGCCCTGCTTCAGGAGATGGGCATCGCCGCCGAGCCCGTGCTGGTGGCAAGCAAGGGCGGCGATGGCTTGGACGAGCGACTGCCCAGCCCGTCGCTGTTCGACCATGTGGTGGTGCGTGCGACGGTCAATGGCGCACCGGTGTGGCTTGACGGCACGCGGCTGGGCGATCGCTCGCTGGACGCGCTTGACCCGCCCTTGTCCCGCTGGGTCCTGCCGCTGCGCGCCAAAGGTGCGGCGCTGGAAGCGATCGTCTTACCCGCCCCACGCCTGCCGAACCGGGTCGAGGTGGTAGACATCGATGCCACCGCGGGTTTCGACAAGCCCGGCCGTTTCCGCATTCAGCAGACCCTGCGCGGCGACGAAATCTACGGCATCCGCGCGCAGCTGGCCGGGGTGGCCGCCAGCGACGCGGACAAGATGCTGGCCGCCTACTGGCGGCAGCAATATCCCGCGGTGGAGGCGACCCGTACCACCTGGCGCTTCGACGAGGACAATCGCTTGCTCGTGCTTGGCCTGGAGGGCGAGGGCAAGGTCGATTGGGAGGGCGACGCCAAGGAAGGGCATACCCATTATCTCTTCGGCGGCGGCTTTCCGCCCCCGTCCGAGCTGAAGCGGCCCAAGGATCAGCCGCAGGACGCGCCCTATGCCAATGATTATCCTGCCTTCTCCTGCTATGCCACGACGGTGAAGGTGCCACCGGCAGGCAAGGGCTTCCGCTGGTCCTTTTCCTCCAACCCGATGGATCGGACGCTGGGCGGCATCTCCTACTGGCGCATCTCGTCCTTCGACGGGCAGGTCGCGCGCATGGTGAAGAGCCGCCGGGTCGACGCGCCGGAGATCAGCGCGGCGGAGGCGGCGGCGCTGAACGCCGCCATATCAGGGTTCGACAACAACAAGGCTTATGTCTGGGAAGTGAAGGACAAGGGCTCGTCGATTGTGGCGGACGCGACCAACCGGTTCGGCAGTTTCGAGGATTTCGCCGGTGCCGCGCCGCCGTGCCAGAGCCAGGTGCGCACGATCGCCGCCGCCACGCCCGCGAAGGCACCCGCAGACAGGACCGAGAAGAGCGACGCGAACTAA
- a CDS encoding MFS transporter: MDHEARADLSHLRKVVGASMAGTIVEWYEFFLYGTAATLVFGKLFFPQTGNNLDGIIAAFATYAVGFIARPLGGIVFGHVGDRIGRKSLLQFSLVLIGASTFLMGCLPGFATIGYWAPALLVTLRFIQGFALGGEWGGAILLVTEHSPNRSRAFWGSFPQAGVPLGNVLATVVLLLLSTFLTQDAFLAWGWRVAFWLSVIIIAIGYYIRTQVSDSPLFHAARAEAEQRKDAGHGVSQVFRRYPRAVFNAMGLRFGENILYYMVVTFSITYLAHRGIATSRILGLLFLSHLLHVIVIPAAGALADRIGRRPVYILGAALAIGWPFAAFPMFDTGDTATMLAAIMAGLAVHGLMYAPQPAIMAEMFPTRMRYSGVSLGYQVTAIVAGSWAPLIGAAMLRAYDSWVPLAIYVGLSAAVSLVAALFMRESRGVSLRALDAEDRRRMAG; encoded by the coding sequence ATGGACCACGAAGCCAGGGCTGACCTGTCCCATCTGCGCAAGGTGGTCGGCGCGTCGATGGCAGGTACCATCGTCGAATGGTATGAGTTCTTTCTCTACGGTACGGCCGCCACGCTGGTGTTCGGCAAGCTGTTCTTCCCGCAGACCGGCAACAACCTTGACGGCATCATCGCCGCCTTCGCCACTTATGCCGTCGGCTTCATCGCCCGGCCGCTTGGCGGGATAGTGTTCGGCCATGTCGGCGACCGGATCGGGCGCAAGTCGCTGCTGCAGTTCAGCCTGGTGCTGATCGGTGCCTCGACCTTCCTGATGGGCTGCCTGCCCGGCTTCGCGACGATCGGCTATTGGGCGCCCGCGCTGCTAGTGACGCTGCGCTTCATCCAGGGCTTCGCACTGGGCGGCGAATGGGGCGGTGCCATCCTGCTGGTGACCGAGCACAGCCCGAACCGCAGCCGCGCCTTTTGGGGCAGTTTCCCGCAGGCCGGCGTGCCGCTGGGCAACGTGCTCGCCACCGTCGTGCTCCTGCTTCTTTCCACCTTTTTGACGCAGGACGCCTTTCTCGCCTGGGGCTGGCGCGTCGCCTTTTGGCTGTCGGTGATCATCATCGCGATCGGCTATTACATCCGCACGCAGGTGAGCGATTCACCGCTGTTCCACGCTGCGCGCGCGGAGGCGGAACAGCGCAAGGATGCGGGGCATGGCGTTTCGCAGGTGTTCCGGCGCTATCCGCGGGCCGTGTTCAACGCGATGGGCCTGCGCTTCGGCGAGAACATCCTCTACTACATGGTCGTCACCTTCTCGATTACCTATCTGGCGCATCGCGGCATCGCGACCAGCCGCATCCTGGGGCTGCTGTTCCTGAGCCATTTGCTTCACGTGATCGTCATCCCAGCGGCCGGTGCGCTGGCGGACCGGATCGGGCGGCGTCCGGTCTACATCCTGGGTGCCGCGCTGGCGATTGGCTGGCCCTTTGCGGCCTTTCCGATGTTCGACACCGGGGACACGGCGACCATGCTGGCCGCGATCATGGCGGGCCTTGCGGTGCACGGCCTGATGTATGCGCCGCAGCCCGCCATCATGGCGGAAATGTTCCCGACGCGAATGCGCTATTCCGGCGTGTCGCTGGGCTATCAGGTGACGGCCATCGTTGCCGGCTCCTGGGCGCCGCTGATCGGGGCGGCGATGCTGCGTGCCTATGACAGCTGGGTCCCGCTTGCCATTTATGTGGGCCTGAGCGCCGCCGTCAGCCTGGTCGCCGCGCTGTTCATGCGCGAAAGCCGGGGCGTGTCGCTGCGCGCGCTTGATGCGGAAGATCGGCGGCGCATGGCCGGCTGA
- the egtD gene encoding L-histidine N(alpha)-methyltransferase: protein MLKQEMEDGQASLADPQFRADVLNGLELRPRAIPARWFYDRRGSDLFEDITRLPEYYPTRTETALLERIAPALAAQVPPGAAVVEFGSGSSTKTPLVLDAVQPSAYVPIDISGDMLRESSRLLSDRYPGLLVLPFEADFTRLVDLPRTIADAPKLGFFPGSTIGNLMPRAAVDLLRAMRGSLGEGARLLIGMDRIKDEAVLIRAYDDAAGVTAAFNCNLLARINRELEGTIPLDAFRHRAIWNDDRARIEMHLEATRDVSFEVEGRPFSITGGETIHTENSHKYGPRDARILLRAGGWTPLTEWTDPDGLFAVILAEAQAERLAP, encoded by the coding sequence ATGCTGAAGCAGGAAATGGAGGACGGCCAGGCGTCCCTCGCCGATCCGCAGTTCCGCGCGGATGTGCTGAACGGGCTTGAGCTTCGCCCCCGCGCCATCCCCGCGCGATGGTTCTACGATCGCCGCGGGTCGGACCTGTTCGAGGATATCACCCGCCTGCCGGAATATTATCCGACGCGCACCGAAACCGCATTGCTTGAGCGGATCGCGCCGGCGCTTGCCGCGCAGGTTCCGCCGGGCGCCGCGGTGGTCGAATTCGGTTCCGGCTCCTCCACCAAGACACCGCTGGTGCTCGATGCCGTGCAGCCCAGCGCCTATGTTCCGATCGACATTTCCGGCGACATGCTGCGCGAATCGTCGCGTCTTCTCTCGGATCGTTACCCGGGCCTTCTGGTGCTGCCGTTCGAGGCGGATTTCACCCGGCTGGTCGATCTGCCGCGCACCATCGCCGATGCGCCCAAGCTCGGCTTTTTTCCCGGCTCCACCATTGGCAACCTGATGCCGCGCGCGGCGGTGGATCTGCTGCGGGCGATGCGCGGTTCGCTTGGCGAAGGAGCACGGCTGCTGATCGGCATGGACCGGATCAAGGACGAAGCCGTGCTGATCCGCGCCTATGACGATGCGGCAGGCGTGACGGCGGCGTTCAACTGCAACCTGCTGGCCCGCATCAACCGCGAGCTGGAGGGCACGATCCCGCTCGACGCCTTTCGCCACCGCGCGATCTGGAATGATGATCGCGCGCGCATCGAAATGCATCTGGAGGCGACGCGCGACGTGTCATTCGAGGTCGAGGGTCGCCCCTTTTCGATCACGGGTGGCGAGACGATCCATACCGAGAACAGCCACAAATACGGCCCGCGCGATGCCCGGATCCTCCTGCGCGCCGGCGGGTGGACGCCGCTGACGGAATGGACCGACCCCGACGGGCTGTTCGCCGTGATCCTGGCGGAGGCACAGGCCGAGCGCCTCGCGCCATAA
- a CDS encoding tryptophan 2,3-dioxygenase — MENRANPSAEAPSGDLTYTGYLRLDELLACQTPLSDTHDEMLFIVIHQASELWMKLCLHELTAARRAIAEDRLDTAFKMMARVARVQQQLIGSWEILATITPADYSAMRGKLGSSSGFQSHQYRAMEFLMGNKNAGMIRVFGDSPHLQALLQDALEQPSIYDEALRALARAGLPVPQEQLTRDVTQPYEASPEVEDCWRTVYAAPERYWNLYELAEKLVDLEYRFQLWRFGHLKTVERVIGFKRGTGGTAGVPYLARVIDQVFFPELLTVRAVL; from the coding sequence ATGGAAAATCGCGCCAACCCTTCCGCCGAGGCACCGTCCGGAGACCTGACCTATACCGGCTATCTCCGGCTGGACGAGCTGCTCGCCTGCCAGACGCCGCTGTCCGACACGCATGATGAAATGCTGTTCATCGTCATCCACCAGGCATCCGAACTGTGGATGAAATTGTGCCTGCACGAACTGACCGCGGCGCGCCGGGCGATTGCGGAGGATCGGCTCGACACCGCGTTCAAGATGATGGCGCGCGTTGCGCGGGTGCAGCAGCAGTTGATCGGCAGCTGGGAGATCCTGGCGACGATCACCCCGGCGGATTATTCCGCGATGCGCGGCAAGCTCGGCTCAAGCTCCGGCTTCCAGTCGCACCAATATCGCGCGATGGAATTCCTGATGGGGAACAAGAACGCCGGAATGATCCGCGTGTTCGGTGATTCCCCGCATCTGCAGGCGCTGCTGCAGGATGCGCTGGAGCAGCCAAGCATCTATGATGAGGCGCTGAGAGCGCTGGCGCGGGCAGGGCTGCCGGTCCCGCAGGAGCAGCTGACGCGGGATGTGACTCAGCCCTATGAGGCGTCGCCCGAGGTGGAGGATTGCTGGCGCACGGTCTATGCCGCGCCCGAGCGTTACTGGAACCTCTATGAACTCGCCGAAAAGCTGGTCGATTTGGAATATCGCTTTCAGCTCTGGCGGTTCGGGCATCTGAAGACGGTGGAGCGGGTGATCGGCTTCAAGCGCGGGACGGGGGGCACGGCGGGAGTGCCCTATCTCGCGCGGGTGATCGATCAGGTGTTCTTCCCCGAACTACTGACGGTGAGGGCGGTCCTGTGA
- the kynU gene encoding kynureninase, with product MTRWPDLAQVKAMDAADPLRACRTRFALPEGLIYLDGNSLGALPVDTPTRIAATVEGQWGTDLIASWNKHGWIDAPARLGARIAPLIGAATDEVIVADSTSANLFKLITAACLAQPGRSTILTEPGNFPTDLYIAQGVAAVLPERRVRTMPAAEMAAAIDGDTAVVVLTHVHYKTGAMLDMAGLTAAAQAAGALILWDLSHSAGAVAVDLGGCHVDLAVGCGYKYLNGGPGAPAFLYVARRWQERLRSPMTGWMGHDAPFGFGDEYAPGAGMKRFLCGTPPILGMAALAAGLDTFEGVAMTDVVAKSRSLGDLLIAGLEQRCAGAGFTLVTPRDPDARGSHVSVAHDHAWEISQALIARGVVGDFRAPDVLRLGLTPLYTAHEDVWRAVEILAEVMESEAWRNPAYAERAAVT from the coding sequence GTGACCCGCTGGCCCGATCTCGCCCAGGTCAAAGCCATGGACGCGGCCGATCCGCTGCGCGCCTGTCGCACGCGTTTCGCGTTGCCAGAAGGGCTGATCTACCTCGACGGCAATTCGCTGGGCGCGCTGCCCGTGGACACGCCGACGCGGATCGCCGCCACGGTCGAGGGGCAATGGGGTACGGACCTGATCGCGAGCTGGAACAAACATGGCTGGATAGACGCGCCGGCCAGGCTTGGCGCGCGCATCGCGCCGCTGATCGGCGCGGCGACGGATGAGGTGATCGTGGCCGATTCCACCTCGGCCAACCTGTTCAAGCTGATCACCGCCGCCTGCCTGGCGCAGCCTGGGCGGTCGACGATCCTGACCGAGCCGGGCAATTTCCCCACCGATCTGTATATCGCGCAAGGCGTGGCGGCGGTGCTGCCGGAGCGGCGGGTACGCACGATGCCGGCGGCGGAGATGGCGGCGGCGATCGACGGCGACACGGCCGTCGTGGTGCTGACCCATGTTCACTACAAGACCGGGGCGATGCTCGACATGGCCGGGCTGACGGCGGCGGCGCAGGCGGCGGGCGCGCTGATCCTATGGGACCTCAGCCATAGCGCTGGTGCGGTGGCGGTGGATCTTGGCGGTTGCCACGTCGATCTGGCGGTCGGCTGCGGCTACAAATATCTGAATGGCGGGCCGGGCGCGCCGGCCTTCCTTTATGTCGCGCGGCGATGGCAGGAGCGGCTGCGCTCGCCGATGACCGGCTGGATGGGCCATGATGCGCCGTTCGGCTTTGGCGACGAATATGCGCCGGGCGCGGGCATGAAGCGGTTCCTGTGCGGCACGCCGCCGATCCTTGGCATGGCGGCGCTTGCGGCGGGGCTGGATACCTTCGAGGGCGTGGCCATGACGGACGTGGTTGCGAAGAGCCGGTCGCTTGGCGACCTGTTGATCGCGGGCCTTGAGCAGCGGTGCGCCGGCGCGGGCTTCACGCTGGTCACGCCGCGCGATCCCGATGCGCGGGGCAGCCATGTCAGCGTGGCGCATGACCATGCGTGGGAAATCTCGCAGGCACTGATCGCGCGCGGCGTCGTCGGCGACTTTCGCGCGCCGGACGTGCTGCGGCTCGGCCTGACGCCGCTTTACACCGCGCATGAGGATGTATGGCGCGCGGTGGAGATCCTGGCCGAGGTGATGGAAAGCGAGGCGTGGCGCAACCCGGCCTATGCGGAGCGCGCGGCGGTGACGTGA